In a genomic window of Variovorax paradoxus:
- a CDS encoding RNA pyrophosphohydrolase has protein sequence MLDRDGFRPNVGIILLNQKNQVFWGKRIRTHSWQFPQGGIDRGESPEQAMFRELHEEVGLHPEHVRIVARTRDWLRYEVPDRFIRRDARGHYKGQKQIWYLLQLVGHDWDLNLRATDHPEFDAWRWHDYWVPLDVVVEFKRGVYEMALTELARYLPRQDFRNRFLRSNVRAREFERHPSAGGHDANFELPPGASFDPDPNAKPATDTSDGPVFPSASAAQPPTPR, from the coding sequence ATGCTCGACCGGGACGGCTTCAGGCCCAACGTCGGCATCATCCTGCTCAACCAGAAAAACCAGGTTTTTTGGGGCAAACGCATCCGCACGCATTCCTGGCAGTTTCCGCAAGGCGGCATCGACCGCGGCGAAAGTCCCGAGCAAGCCATGTTCCGGGAATTGCATGAGGAAGTGGGTCTCCATCCGGAGCACGTGCGTATCGTGGCCCGTACCCGCGACTGGTTGCGCTACGAGGTGCCGGATCGGTTCATCCGACGAGACGCACGAGGTCACTACAAGGGCCAGAAACAAATCTGGTATCTGCTGCAACTGGTCGGCCACGACTGGGATCTGAACCTGCGTGCCACGGATCATCCCGAATTCGACGCCTGGCGCTGGCACGACTACTGGGTGCCGCTCGACGTCGTCGTCGAATTCAAACGGGGCGTCTACGAGATGGCGCTCACCGAGCTTGCTCGCTACCTGCCACGGCAGGATTTCCGCAACCGCTTCCTGCGCAGCAATGTGCGCGCCCGAGAGTTCGAGCGCCATCCTTCCGCGGGCGGCCACGACGCCAACTTCGAACTGCCTCCGGGCGCGAGCTTCGACCCGGATCCCAATGCCAAACCTGCGACCGACACTTCCGACGGCCCCGTCTTCCCGTCCGCATCCGCTGCGCAACCTCCCACGCCGCGTTAG